The following coding sequences are from one Candidatus Nitrohelix vancouverensis window:
- a CDS encoding tetratricopeptide repeat protein, translated as MTESMIADLEKKLEESLSGSDRYEQFKAHTALGQAHQSGRNFSSALNSFRKANQIIEDYGNNSEDQLIALANLGSVYWEMAQLKKSMDLLEMGLLLTNNMANVSLRSQFLAMIGISYWRQLDWNTAFLKFERARRNCPDKNLDAMREGLQLFQGSWGRGVDTLNNRLQMSRNRGDKEKVLLAGFSLLPLLLFTGKKNEIAPLLTEIQPLAESFSKADILEAIPRFQKLMGIS; from the coding sequence ATGACGGAAAGCATGATCGCGGATTTGGAAAAGAAGCTGGAAGAGTCTTTGAGCGGTTCGGATCGTTACGAACAGTTCAAAGCTCACACGGCATTGGGTCAGGCGCATCAGTCGGGAAGGAATTTCAGCTCTGCCTTGAACAGTTTTCGCAAGGCGAATCAAATCATCGAAGATTACGGCAACAATAGCGAGGATCAACTGATCGCCCTGGCCAACCTGGGGAGCGTTTACTGGGAGATGGCTCAGCTTAAGAAATCCATGGACCTGCTGGAGATGGGTTTGCTCCTAACGAATAATATGGCGAATGTTTCTCTGCGCTCGCAATTTTTGGCGATGATCGGTATTTCATACTGGCGACAACTGGATTGGAATACAGCGTTTCTAAAGTTTGAAAGGGCGCGGCGAAATTGTCCGGATAAAAATCTGGATGCGATGAGAGAGGGCCTGCAATTGTTTCAGGGTTCCTGGGGGCGGGGCGTCGATACCTTGAACAATCGTCTGCAGATGTCGCGGAATCGCGGTGATAAAGAAAAAGTTCTTCTGGCGGGTTTTTCCCTGCTACCTCTCTTATTGTTCACCGGAAAGAAAAATGAGATCGCTCCCCTGCTGACAGAAATTCAGCCGCTTGCCGAATCTTTTTCAAAGGCGGATATTCTGGAAGCGATCCCGCGTTTTCAAAAACTCATGGGGATTTCATGA
- the msrA gene encoding peptide-methionine (S)-S-oxide reductase MsrA yields MEKATFGAGCFWGIEEVFRSTPGVRSTAVGYCGGHMPEPTYEMVCTGGTGHAEVVQLEFDPDQVSYEQLLDVFWANHDPTTLNRQGPDVGTQYRSAIYYHSDEQEALASQSKAKQDESGRFRNPIVTEIETAPAFYRAEEYHQQYLAKRGLGKCH; encoded by the coding sequence ATGGAGAAAGCGACTTTTGGCGCTGGGTGTTTTTGGGGAATTGAGGAGGTGTTTCGGAGCACGCCGGGAGTGCGATCAACGGCGGTGGGTTATTGTGGCGGGCATATGCCTGAGCCGACTTATGAAATGGTTTGCACGGGCGGAACGGGTCACGCCGAAGTGGTACAGCTTGAATTCGATCCCGATCAAGTATCTTACGAACAATTGCTCGACGTATTCTGGGCCAATCATGATCCCACAACCTTGAACCGGCAGGGGCCGGATGTTGGGACGCAGTACCGCTCGGCTATTTACTACCATAGCGATGAGCAGGAAGCATTGGCAAGTCAGTCAAAAGCGAAGCAGGATGAATCGGGACGTTTTCGTAATCCTATTGTGACGGAAATTGAAACGGCGCCTGCTTTTTATCGCGCTGAAGAATACCATCAGCAGTATCTGGCGAAGCGCGGTCTGGGCAAGTGTCATTAG
- a CDS encoding PAS domain S-box protein, which yields MNDKGSAPFLHLPELRARRWDRLLIKTLEASYNEVYVFDASTFQFTLVSQGACRNLGYSQQELCELSPLDLKPNFTLQNFKDLLEPLSDAKTPFVSFQTIHQREDGTTYPVEVRVQLVKEHSPPVYIAIIQDLTEKFSLTGAVRDVQDRYRDLYENAPDLFATVDTKTATILTCNRTFANGLGYSKDEILGRDIFSFYHENCRKEARSIFDSYVRGGVIQNVELQFQKKNGAIIDVILNASTAYDDNGKMLYSRAVWRDVTDLKVVEQRLKYKTDLLQTVQNIQSQFISEDNPKFIFSEILSQIQRLSESEFGFLGVINRNPANQQPYLKVLSYTHVLYLGENGPNENQLDPESDEFMEFHNLDTLFGRVIVTQSPVVSNDPKNDPRSGGLPLGHIPLEAFLGIPIFHSGEMVGMVALANRIGGYDKSIADNLQPVLGACGGIIQRYNAEIALQASNERRRCLVDAIASIVWSANEKMELTASQKSWEEYTGQNWPEPQGRGWLEMFHSESRKRIIKVMEIALQKRQAFEFEAPLWNKDKAEYRFAYFRAIPRLSGNEKIREWVGVINDVHDKVHADKELARYREDLEEQVHLRTRQIEATQKELQTSQRTLFSFINNLKGMVYRLDSEGIVLFVSDGCFELTGYNAADFEKKSFRSFRNLIPLEDRHRVDQEIDFALKHHKPFIIDYRILTSEGNQKWALEQGWGVYDKEGRLEAVEGFVTDCTAERTAQESLRVSEKLFQTLADNAPAGIWRTDRKGDYIYINSFYARNFGLSLGEMKQGGWVRRLAPEERDAVHAKWLRAVKYGLPFREEYRLLDKGGRAFWVYAQATPEKNALGVTTGYVGTVTDITELKLAEQTIKMVNAKLLHNEKLSALGKLTGSIAHEFNNPIYGVLNLLEQTLESDQLRNEPKEFLEIAIKECNRMAELIRKLQNFYKPSAEEKRLTQVNQIIDDILVLTKQQLAERNIRLEKNLLPSLPAIYVVQDQIEQVILNMLQNAMDAISENAAGGVIQISTDFDDAFLDVKIGDNGSGIAPEKMNMIFDPFFSTKSAVKGTGLGLSISHGIIKDHGGEILCESFPGSGTEFTIRIPLYEYGAKQGESN from the coding sequence ATGAACGACAAGGGATCGGCCCCATTCCTGCACCTGCCAGAATTACGGGCGAGGCGCTGGGATCGACTTTTGATCAAAACTCTCGAGGCTTCGTATAACGAGGTCTATGTTTTCGATGCATCGACCTTTCAGTTCACTCTGGTCAGTCAGGGAGCCTGTCGAAATTTAGGCTATAGCCAGCAAGAATTGTGCGAACTCTCTCCTCTGGATCTGAAACCGAATTTCACTCTTCAGAACTTCAAGGACTTGTTGGAGCCCTTGTCCGATGCGAAAACGCCGTTTGTAAGCTTTCAGACCATCCATCAACGCGAAGACGGAACGACCTACCCGGTGGAGGTGCGGGTTCAGTTGGTGAAAGAGCATAGCCCTCCCGTTTACATTGCCATTATTCAGGATTTAACTGAAAAGTTTTCGTTGACGGGCGCCGTGCGGGATGTGCAGGACAGATACAGGGATCTGTATGAAAATGCTCCTGACCTGTTCGCGACGGTGGATACAAAAACGGCGACAATCCTCACATGCAATCGCACCTTTGCAAATGGTCTGGGTTACTCAAAAGATGAAATCCTCGGGCGGGACATTTTTTCTTTTTATCATGAAAATTGCAGGAAAGAGGCGCGCTCGATTTTTGACAGTTATGTCAGGGGCGGGGTCATTCAGAATGTTGAACTGCAGTTTCAGAAAAAAAACGGGGCGATTATAGACGTGATCCTCAACGCTTCTACAGCGTACGACGACAATGGAAAAATGTTGTACAGTCGCGCGGTGTGGAGGGACGTCACGGATTTGAAAGTGGTTGAACAGCGGCTGAAATATAAAACCGATTTATTACAAACCGTTCAAAACATTCAGTCGCAATTCATTTCAGAGGACAATCCGAAGTTCATCTTCAGTGAAATTTTATCTCAGATTCAAAGATTGTCAGAGAGCGAATTTGGCTTTTTGGGAGTCATCAACCGCAACCCTGCAAATCAGCAACCCTATCTAAAAGTATTGTCATACACCCATGTTCTTTATCTGGGAGAAAATGGCCCAAACGAAAATCAACTCGATCCGGAGTCTGATGAGTTCATGGAGTTTCATAATCTTGACACCTTGTTTGGGCGGGTGATTGTCACGCAAAGCCCGGTGGTGTCCAACGATCCTAAAAATGATCCGAGAAGCGGCGGACTTCCTTTGGGACACATTCCCCTGGAAGCGTTTCTGGGAATTCCCATTTTCCATAGCGGCGAGATGGTGGGCATGGTGGCCCTTGCAAACAGGATCGGTGGTTATGACAAGTCGATTGCCGATAATTTACAGCCCGTTCTCGGCGCCTGTGGAGGGATCATTCAAAGATACAATGCGGAAATAGCTTTGCAAGCCAGCAATGAGCGCAGACGCTGTCTCGTCGATGCGATCGCATCCATCGTGTGGTCGGCGAATGAGAAGATGGAACTGACCGCGTCGCAGAAATCCTGGGAGGAATACACCGGGCAAAATTGGCCCGAGCCGCAGGGCCGCGGCTGGTTGGAGATGTTTCATAGCGAAAGCAGAAAACGAATCATTAAGGTTATGGAAATTGCTTTGCAAAAACGACAGGCGTTTGAATTTGAAGCTCCACTCTGGAACAAGGATAAGGCTGAATATCGATTTGCTTACTTCCGCGCTATTCCCCGACTCAGTGGAAACGAAAAGATTCGGGAGTGGGTGGGCGTCATTAATGACGTGCATGACAAGGTCCATGCGGATAAAGAGTTGGCGCGCTATCGCGAGGATTTGGAAGAGCAGGTGCATTTAAGGACGCGGCAAATCGAGGCAACCCAAAAAGAATTGCAGACGAGCCAGCGAACTTTATTTTCTTTTATCAATAATCTGAAGGGAATGGTGTATCGCCTTGACTCAGAGGGGATCGTCCTTTTTGTCAGCGATGGCTGTTTTGAATTGACGGGTTATAACGCCGCTGATTTTGAGAAAAAATCTTTCCGCTCGTTTCGTAATCTGATCCCGCTGGAAGATCGACATCGAGTGGATCAGGAAATTGATTTTGCTTTGAAACATCATAAGCCATTCATCATCGATTACCGGATTCTCACTTCGGAAGGAAACCAGAAGTGGGCGCTGGAACAGGGCTGGGGCGTGTATGACAAGGAGGGCAGGCTGGAAGCTGTGGAGGGTTTTGTGACGGACTGCACGGCGGAAAGAACCGCGCAGGAAAGTTTGCGAGTCAGCGAAAAGTTGTTCCAAACCCTGGCGGACAATGCGCCCGCCGGTATCTGGAGAACGGATCGCAAGGGCGATTATATTTATATCAACAGTTTTTATGCCCGTAATTTTGGCCTCTCTCTTGGCGAGATGAAGCAGGGCGGCTGGGTTCGACGACTGGCCCCGGAAGAGCGCGATGCGGTTCATGCCAAATGGTTGCGCGCCGTAAAATATGGATTGCCGTTCAGGGAAGAGTACCGTCTTTTGGATAAGGGGGGAAGGGCTTTTTGGGTTTATGCGCAGGCGACGCCTGAAAAGAACGCCTTGGGCGTTACCACGGGTTATGTGGGAACCGTCACCGATATCACCGAGTTGAAACTGGCTGAGCAGACCATCAAAATGGTCAACGCGAAATTGTTGCATAATGAAAAACTATCGGCGTTGGGCAAGTTGACGGGTTCGATCGCGCATGAATTCAATAATCCTATTTACGGCGTTCTCAACTTGCTCGAACAAACGCTTGAAAGCGACCAGTTGAGAAACGAGCCGAAGGAGTTTTTGGAGATCGCCATTAAGGAATGCAACCGGATGGCGGAGTTGATACGTAAATTGCAGAATTTTTACAAACCATCGGCTGAGGAGAAAAGGCTCACTCAAGTCAACCAGATCATTGACGATATCCTTGTGCTGACCAAGCAACAACTGGCGGAGAGAAATATCCGGTTGGAAAAGAACCTGCTCCCATCGCTTCCGGCGATTTATGTGGTTCAGGATCAGATCGAGCAGGTCATCCTCAACATGCTTCAAAATGCAATGGATGCCATTTCTGAGAATGCGGCAGGAGGCGTGATCCAGATTTCAACCGACTTTGACGATGCGTTTTTGGATGTGAAAATCGGCGACAATGGTTCGGGTATTGCTCCTGAAAAAATGAATATGATTTTTGATCCTTTTTTCAGCACCAAATCAGCGGTGAAGGGTACCGGTTTAGGGCTTTCAATCAGCCACGGGATCATTAAGGATCATGGCGGTGAAATTTTGTGCGAGAGTTTTCCCGGGTCTGGAACGGAATTTACAATTCGAATTCCTTTATATGAATACGGCGCCAAACAGGGCGAAAGCAATTGA
- a CDS encoding heme-binding protein codes for MPCFKKIKTSVVVLSLMFVLSPAHSVSAGLLDAKALPLEMAQKAANSALKQCETDGYKVSVAVVDSGGNLKVVVKADGAGPHTTDSSIRKAYTANSLKRSTQELAEMIAKVPALHSLGKMNDNILMLGGGLPVIVEKHLVGGIGVGGAPGAHLDEACAKKGLESIGAE; via the coding sequence ATGCCCTGTTTTAAGAAAATCAAAACAAGCGTGGTGGTGTTGTCATTGATGTTTGTGTTATCTCCGGCGCACTCTGTATCTGCGGGTTTGCTGGATGCGAAAGCGCTGCCTCTGGAGATGGCGCAAAAGGCGGCCAATTCAGCGCTCAAGCAGTGTGAGACGGACGGCTACAAAGTCAGCGTGGCGGTGGTCGATTCTGGAGGAAACCTGAAAGTGGTTGTCAAGGCGGATGGCGCAGGCCCGCACACAACGGACAGCAGTATCAGAAAAGCCTATACCGCGAACAGCTTGAAGCGGTCGACTCAGGAACTGGCGGAAATGATCGCCAAGGTTCCCGCGCTTCACTCTCTTGGCAAGATGAACGATAACATTCTGATGCTTGGCGGCGGTCTGCCGGTCATCGTCGAGAAGCATTTGGTAGGCGGTATTGGCGTGGGCGGCGCGCCGGGAGCGCACCTGGACGAAGCCTGCGCAAAAAAAGGCCTGGAAAGTATTGGCGCCGAATGA
- the htpX gene encoding zinc metalloprotease HtpX, protein MNTFKTTLLLTSLTLLLVMGGMALGGQEGMVMAFIIAMVMNFGAYFFSDKLALSMYGAQEVSEREFPDVHRIVRDLSRRAEIPMPRIFHIPSEQPNAFATGRNPEHASVAFTDGILNILDEREFAGVMAHEIGHIKNRDILLGTIAATLAGAISMLANIAQWGMIFGGGRGERNVHPALHLLMIFLAPIAALLIQMAISRTREYKADATGAQLMADAAPLASALRKLEQTAQRVPMHNAEPATAHMFIVSPLAGVDFASLFSTHPPIEKRVAKLQSLNTELKRIGGRAHSLV, encoded by the coding sequence ATGAACACGTTTAAAACGACGCTACTGCTGACCAGTCTGACCCTTCTTCTGGTGATGGGAGGCATGGCCCTGGGAGGCCAGGAAGGCATGGTCATGGCCTTCATCATAGCGATGGTCATGAACTTTGGAGCCTATTTTTTCAGCGATAAACTGGCCCTTTCCATGTACGGCGCCCAGGAAGTTTCGGAACGCGAGTTTCCCGACGTGCATCGCATTGTCCGCGATCTTTCGCGACGCGCAGAGATACCCATGCCGCGCATTTTCCACATACCGTCCGAGCAACCAAACGCTTTCGCCACCGGACGCAACCCGGAGCATGCCTCCGTCGCCTTCACCGACGGCATTCTGAATATTCTGGATGAGAGGGAATTTGCAGGCGTGATGGCGCATGAAATCGGCCATATCAAAAATCGCGACATCCTGCTCGGAACCATCGCCGCGACGCTGGCAGGCGCCATCAGCATGCTCGCGAATATCGCGCAATGGGGAATGATTTTCGGCGGCGGACGCGGCGAGAGAAACGTTCACCCGGCTCTGCATTTGTTGATGATCTTCCTCGCGCCGATCGCCGCCCTGCTCATTCAGATGGCGATCTCGCGCACGCGGGAATACAAGGCAGACGCCACAGGCGCGCAATTGATGGCAGACGCCGCGCCGCTGGCCTCGGCGCTTCGCAAGCTGGAGCAAACGGCGCAAAGGGTGCCGATGCATAACGCGGAACCGGCGACCGCTCACATGTTCATCGTCAGTCCGCTCGCGGGCGTGGATTTTGCCAGCCTGTTCAGCACGCACCCTCCGATTGAAAAGCGTGTCGCCAAACTACAATCGCTGAACACAGAGTTGAAACGCATTGGCGGACGCGCGCATTCGCTGGTCTAA
- the msrB gene encoding peptide-methionine (R)-S-oxide reductase MsrB: MHSFSFRKIVLGVLISLFSAVPSFADSGKAESRASSNSLQTAIFAGGCFWCMEPPFEKLPGVLDVLSGYTGGKMENPTYEQVSSGATGHVEAVQIRFDPAVISYKDLLEVLWRNIDPTDKGGQFVDRGSQYASGIYFLNDTQRLEAEASRERLQNSGRFEGRIVTPIFEAGPFYPAEEYHQDFYKKSLIRYKVYRFGSGRDRFIDKVWGDDSEYKPAPAQYEQQSFQKPSAETLMKQLTELQYYVTQKNGTERPFDNEFWDNKKPGIYVDVVSGEPLFSSLDKFDSGTGWPSFTQPLASENVDTKTDETHGMVRVEVRSKNADSHLGHLFEDGPAPTGQRYCINSASLRFIPADKLKEEGYEQYAKLFE; encoded by the coding sequence ATGCATTCTTTTTCCTTTAGAAAAATAGTTTTGGGCGTTTTAATCAGTCTGTTTTCCGCCGTTCCGAGCTTTGCAGATTCTGGCAAGGCGGAATCGCGGGCGTCGTCGAATTCTTTGCAGACGGCGATTTTTGCGGGCGGCTGTTTCTGGTGCATGGAGCCGCCCTTTGAAAAACTGCCGGGCGTGCTGGATGTCTTGTCGGGTTACACCGGCGGGAAAATGGAAAACCCGACTTATGAGCAGGTCTCTTCCGGCGCGACGGGTCATGTCGAGGCGGTGCAGATTCGCTTTGATCCGGCGGTGATCAGCTACAAGGATCTGCTGGAAGTGTTGTGGCGAAATATCGACCCGACGGACAAGGGCGGCCAGTTTGTCGACCGAGGCAGTCAGTATGCGTCTGGAATTTATTTCCTCAACGATACGCAGAGACTGGAGGCGGAGGCTTCGCGCGAGCGTTTGCAGAACAGCGGTCGTTTTGAGGGTCGCATTGTCACGCCGATCTTCGAGGCCGGACCGTTTTATCCGGCGGAAGAATACCATCAGGATTTTTACAAGAAGAGTCTGATTCGTTACAAAGTGTATCGATTCGGTTCCGGTCGGGATCGCTTCATCGACAAGGTCTGGGGCGATGACAGTGAATACAAGCCTGCGCCGGCTCAATACGAACAACAATCATTTCAAAAACCTTCTGCGGAGACGCTGATGAAACAGTTAACCGAACTGCAATATTATGTCACTCAGAAAAACGGGACGGAACGTCCGTTCGACAACGAATTCTGGGATAACAAGAAGCCGGGAATTTATGTGGATGTGGTGTCCGGCGAGCCTTTGTTCAGTTCGCTGGATAAATTCGATTCGGGCACGGGCTGGCCTTCGTTCACCCAACCGCTGGCGAGTGAAAATGTTGATACGAAGACCGATGAAACTCACGGCATGGTGCGGGTGGAAGTGCGCTCGAAGAATGCGGACTCTCATCTGGGCCATCTTTTCGAAGACGGCCCGGCGCCGACAGGTCAGCGCTATTGCATCAACTCGGCGTCTTTGCGTTTCATTCCCGCCGACAAATTGAAGGAAGAAGGCTATGAGCAATATGCGAAACTGTTTGAATGA
- a CDS encoding response regulator, which translates to MNQLNKQTKWLLFLGLALSILIYFLIHAHQKSLWSEKFAVYVQKEMTFLRGRLDINTQILLGVRSMFEASTHVDENEFSIFVTPILQHYRFVQALEWAPRVPAKDRASFETLLKERNPESIGITEQSEGKLIRAGQRPEYFPALYTEPMRGNEKAFGYDLASNPNRYKTLTKARDTGKTLATEKINLVQDASNIPAVIIFAPFYGKNSSPISVVDRERHLKGFILGLYRTEDLMQTIMVPILEPESSFAIYQNNVYEEKNRLFGRLNESSPLQVVAKVDFFGREWHVVWQGTSDFAGGYRNDYALGGGIGVFSIFLFISVLFQVNASTTSRIKDQVEERTQELKVAKEQAEDASRAKSLFLANMSHEIRTPMNAVLGYSQILLRKKNLETETHDAIKTINTSGHNLLKLINEILDISKIEAGKMELSLAPFDLKKLVDHLASLFELRCQQKRLRWEIKPMPHSISVLGDENKLRQALTNLLGNAVKFTDSGEVSFSITTLSNDQYRFDIRDTGPGIPKSAQAKIFEAFQQDMEGSTKGGTGLGLAISKKQLELMGADLQLESDINEGAHFYFTITLPPSAKKIKTSAVNTRSILHIDPSYHVHALVVDDIKENREVLTSLLTGIGVEVTQAENGQVALEKVRLQRPDIIFMDMRMPVMRGEEATRLIQEEFGKDAIKIIAITASAMDTRREHFLQMGFDEYISKPFVEEEVFHCIKELLQIEYIYEDSSVLVQATSPHDFDFSQYSLPKELHAGLKLAAEFSNITELEKLLEILHADSSIPAPLVDCIKQMVKSYDMDAIVEALQKIAIENHDPKN; encoded by the coding sequence ATGAATCAACTAAACAAACAAACCAAATGGCTCTTGTTTTTAGGACTGGCTCTCTCGATCCTTATTTATTTTCTGATACACGCGCATCAAAAAAGTTTATGGTCCGAAAAATTTGCCGTCTATGTGCAAAAAGAAATGACCTTTTTGCGTGGGCGGCTGGACATCAACACGCAGATTCTGCTCGGCGTTCGCTCCATGTTCGAAGCCTCAACCCATGTAGACGAAAATGAATTCAGTATTTTCGTCACCCCCATCCTGCAACACTATAGATTCGTTCAGGCGCTTGAATGGGCGCCCCGCGTTCCGGCGAAAGATCGGGCAAGCTTTGAAACTCTGCTCAAGGAACGCAATCCCGAAAGCATTGGCATCACCGAACAATCTGAAGGCAAATTAATACGCGCCGGGCAACGCCCTGAATACTTCCCGGCCCTTTACACAGAACCCATGCGCGGCAATGAAAAAGCATTTGGCTACGACCTCGCAAGCAATCCGAATCGATATAAAACCTTGACTAAAGCGCGCGATACGGGAAAAACCCTAGCCACGGAAAAAATCAATCTGGTTCAGGACGCCAGCAATATTCCAGCCGTCATCATTTTTGCCCCATTTTATGGAAAGAACTCTTCGCCCATAAGCGTCGTTGATCGCGAACGCCATCTGAAGGGGTTTATTCTGGGTCTCTATCGTACCGAAGACCTCATGCAAACCATCATGGTCCCAATCCTGGAGCCTGAGTCCAGTTTTGCAATCTATCAAAATAACGTTTACGAAGAAAAAAACCGATTGTTCGGTCGCTTGAATGAAAGTTCACCGTTACAGGTCGTCGCCAAGGTTGATTTTTTTGGACGCGAATGGCATGTCGTCTGGCAGGGGACATCCGATTTTGCGGGCGGCTATAGAAACGATTATGCCCTGGGCGGCGGGATTGGCGTGTTCAGCATTTTTCTGTTCATCTCTGTTCTTTTCCAGGTAAACGCTTCAACAACATCGCGCATCAAAGATCAGGTCGAAGAACGCACTCAGGAACTTAAAGTGGCGAAAGAACAAGCGGAAGACGCCAGTCGGGCCAAATCATTATTTCTCGCCAATATGAGTCATGAAATCAGAACCCCGATGAATGCGGTTCTGGGCTACTCCCAGATTCTATTGCGCAAAAAGAATCTGGAAACAGAAACCCACGACGCCATCAAGACCATCAACACCAGCGGCCACAATCTGCTGAAACTGATCAATGAAATTCTGGATATTTCCAAAATCGAAGCCGGAAAAATGGAACTCAGCCTGGCGCCTTTCGATCTGAAAAAACTGGTGGACCATCTGGCGAGCCTTTTCGAATTGCGATGTCAGCAAAAACGACTGCGCTGGGAAATCAAACCGATGCCTCATTCCATTTCCGTGCTGGGCGATGAGAACAAGTTGCGTCAGGCGCTCACCAATCTATTGGGCAACGCAGTGAAGTTCACCGATTCGGGGGAAGTCTCATTTTCTATCACCACCTTGTCCAATGATCAGTATCGTTTTGACATCCGGGACACCGGCCCCGGAATCCCCAAGTCGGCCCAGGCAAAAATATTTGAAGCGTTCCAGCAGGATATGGAAGGAAGCACAAAAGGAGGCACCGGCCTGGGACTGGCAATCTCTAAAAAACAACTTGAGCTTATGGGCGCCGACCTTCAATTGGAATCCGACATCAATGAAGGCGCGCATTTTTATTTCACGATCACTCTACCGCCATCCGCCAAAAAAATAAAAACCAGCGCTGTCAACACACGTTCGATCTTGCATATCGATCCCAGTTACCACGTGCATGCGCTGGTAGTTGACGACATCAAGGAAAATCGCGAAGTCCTGACCAGCCTGCTTACAGGAATCGGAGTCGAGGTCACGCAAGCGGAGAATGGGCAGGTTGCTCTCGAAAAAGTGCGACTACAACGCCCGGACATTATCTTCATGGACATGCGCATGCCCGTCATGCGAGGCGAAGAGGCGACCCGCCTGATTCAAGAGGAGTTTGGAAAGGACGCGATCAAGATCATAGCCATCACCGCGTCCGCAATGGACACCCGGCGGGAACATTTTCTACAGATGGGATTCGATGAATATATTTCCAAACCCTTTGTGGAAGAAGAAGTGTTTCATTGCATCAAGGAATTACTCCAAATTGAATACATCTACGAAGACTCAAGCGTTCTGGTACAAGCGACTTCCCCGCACGATTTCGACTTCTCCCAATACTCTTTGCCGAAAGAATTGCACGCAGGCTTGAAGTTAGCCGCGGAATTTTCCAATATAACCGAGCTTGAAAAACTGTTGGAAATACTCCATGCGGATTCAAGCATCCCCGCGCCCTTAGTTGATTGCATCAAACAGATGGTCAAGAGCTACGATATGGACGCAATTGTTGAAGCGCTGCAGAAGATTGCCATAGAGAATCACGACCCGAAAAACTAG
- a CDS encoding mechanosensitive ion channel family protein, translated as MTELFQKYIPAWVIEQGYVGQVFFVVFVTMLANFMQKRALVRLETKLQKTKMHWDEALVYGVQKPISLIIWVVGLSFAAEIVRKATGAPIFDAVHTIRDAVVIASIGWAIIRFISFTEKSILEEDSSRDRATVEAVSKLLRISVIITATLVGLQTLGYSVSGVLAFGGIGGVAIGFAGKDLLANFFGGLVIYLDRPFATGDWIRSPDRDIEGTVEKIGWRITRIRTFDKRPLYVPNAAFTTISVENPSRMLNRRIFETVGIRYQDAGKMEAITGKVREMLRQHPEIETNNTLIVNFNKFAPSSLDFFVYAFTKTRDWVEYHTIKEELMLKILAIVEEEGAEVAFPTSTLHLGDQEILKSLQQNN; from the coding sequence ATGACTGAATTATTTCAAAAGTATATCCCTGCGTGGGTGATAGAGCAAGGTTATGTCGGCCAGGTCTTCTTTGTTGTGTTCGTGACCATGCTCGCCAATTTCATGCAAAAAAGAGCGCTGGTTCGTCTCGAGACAAAATTGCAGAAAACAAAAATGCATTGGGACGAGGCTCTGGTTTACGGCGTACAGAAACCGATTTCTCTGATCATCTGGGTCGTGGGACTTTCCTTTGCGGCTGAGATCGTGCGCAAGGCGACGGGGGCGCCGATTTTTGACGCGGTGCATACCATCCGCGACGCGGTGGTGATCGCTTCGATCGGCTGGGCCATCATTCGCTTCATCAGTTTCACGGAAAAATCGATTCTTGAAGAGGATAGCAGTCGGGATCGGGCGACGGTTGAAGCGGTTTCAAAATTATTACGTATTTCGGTCATCATCACGGCGACCCTGGTGGGTCTGCAGACGCTGGGTTACAGCGTTTCCGGCGTGCTCGCTTTTGGCGGCATCGGCGGCGTTGCGATTGGTTTTGCGGGTAAGGACCTGCTGGCGAATTTTTTTGGCGGACTGGTGATTTACCTGGATCGTCCCTTTGCGACGGGAGACTGGATTCGTTCGCCGGATCGCGACATCGAAGGAACGGTGGAAAAAATCGGCTGGCGTATCACGCGGATTCGTACCTTTGACAAACGCCCTCTGTATGTTCCCAATGCGGCGTTCACGACCATTTCCGTAGAAAACCCTTCGCGCATGCTCAATCGACGTATTTTTGAAACCGTGGGTATTCGCTATCAGGATGCGGGCAAGATGGAAGCAATCACGGGAAAGGTGCGGGAGATGTTGAGGCAACATCCCGAGATCGAAACGAATAATACCTTGATCGTCAATTTTAATAAATTCGCGCCGTCGTCTCTGGATTTCTTTGTCTATGCCTTTACGAAAACGAGAGACTGGGTGGAATACCATACGATCAAGGAAGAGCTCATGCTCAAGATTCTAGCCATCGTGGAAGAAGAAGGCGCCGAGGTGGCATTCCCCACCTCGACACTCCATTTAGGCGATCAGGAGATTTTGAAAAGTCTTCAGCAAAACAATTAG